Proteins co-encoded in one Streptomyces sp. JH34 genomic window:
- a CDS encoding serine hydrolase domain-containing protein: MVRGTETRREPVPHIQGHCDDRFAAVRDAFAANFAERDEVGAAVTVLLDGRPVVDLWGGWADGARTRPWERDTVVNVWSTTKGPTALCAHILADRGLLDLDAPVAAYWPEFAAGGKESVRVRHLLSHRSGVSGLRDPHTLAELYDWELTTARLAATEPWWEPGTRSGYHAISYGFLVGEVVRRITGLLPGEFLRQEVTGPLGIDFTVGLPEKDAGRVAELVQPKDVSREQAALFARMEPVAVASLLNPVTGTAAANTPEWRAAEIPAANGHGTARAVAALYGILAGRGSLDGSRILSEEAAERVREGQGSCRDLVLGAGFAHETELGLGLWLSGANGSYGPNPRAVGHDGAGGSCGLADPEAGIALGYVMNRMGPHIADDPRKMALVDAVYGAL, from the coding sequence ATGGTGCGTGGCACCGAGACGAGGAGAGAGCCCGTGCCGCACATCCAAGGTCACTGCGACGACCGGTTCGCCGCGGTACGTGACGCGTTCGCGGCGAACTTCGCCGAGCGCGACGAGGTGGGCGCGGCGGTCACCGTCCTGCTCGACGGGCGCCCGGTGGTGGATCTCTGGGGCGGCTGGGCCGACGGGGCGCGGACCCGGCCGTGGGAGCGGGACACCGTCGTCAACGTCTGGTCCACGACGAAGGGCCCGACTGCGCTCTGCGCCCACATCCTCGCCGACCGAGGACTTCTCGACCTGGACGCCCCGGTCGCCGCGTACTGGCCCGAATTCGCCGCCGGGGGCAAGGAGTCCGTGCGTGTCCGCCACCTGCTCTCGCACCGCTCGGGCGTCTCCGGTCTGCGTGACCCGCACACCCTGGCCGAGCTCTACGACTGGGAGCTGACCACCGCCCGCCTCGCCGCCACCGAGCCCTGGTGGGAGCCGGGCACCCGCTCGGGGTACCACGCGATCTCCTACGGCTTCCTGGTCGGCGAGGTCGTCCGCAGGATCACCGGACTGCTGCCCGGGGAGTTCCTGCGCCAGGAGGTCACCGGACCGCTCGGGATCGACTTCACGGTGGGCCTCCCGGAGAAGGACGCGGGCCGGGTCGCCGAACTGGTCCAGCCCAAGGACGTCTCCCGCGAACAGGCCGCCCTCTTCGCCCGGATGGAGCCGGTGGCCGTCGCCTCGCTGCTCAACCCGGTCACGGGCACCGCGGCCGCCAACACCCCGGAGTGGCGGGCCGCCGAGATCCCCGCCGCCAACGGCCACGGCACAGCCCGCGCGGTCGCCGCCCTCTACGGCATCCTCGCCGGGCGCGGCAGCCTCGACGGCAGCCGGATCCTGTCCGAGGAGGCCGCCGAGCGGGTCCGCGAGGGACAGGGCAGCTGCCGGGACCTGGTGCTGGGGGCGGGCTTCGCCCACGAGACCGAGCTGGGACTCGGCCTCTGGCTGAGCGGCGCCAACGGCTCGTACGGCCCCAATCCGCGCGCCGTCGGCCATGACGGTGCGGGCGGCTCCTGCGGCCTCGCCGACCCGGAGGCCGGCATCGCCCTCGGCTACGTCATGAACCGCATGGGCCCGCACATCGCCGACGACCCGCGCAAGATGGCGCTGGTCGACGCGGTGTACGGCGCCCTGTGA
- a CDS encoding LysR family substrate-binding domain-containing protein, whose amino-acid sequence MTGSEVPPSFRLAYVPGVTPTKWVRIWNERLPGTPLTLVGVPAAEAAALLRDGGADAGFVRLPVDRTDLSAIPLYTETTVVVIPKDHDAFAVEEMSVADLADEIVLHPLDDTLEWERPPGRPAFERPATTADAVELVAAGVGLLVVPQSLARLHHRKDLTYRPLTGAPESRIALSWPEEKTTDLVEEFIGIVRGRTVNSTRGRAPTPPQPKAKRAEKKSGGASKPAGARTSRGGSGGSGKAAGSKNPKGGAKRGKPRRRP is encoded by the coding sequence GTGACAGGCTCGGAAGTACCCCCTTCGTTCCGGCTCGCCTACGTCCCGGGCGTGACCCCGACCAAGTGGGTGCGGATCTGGAACGAGCGGCTGCCGGGGACCCCCCTGACCCTCGTCGGCGTCCCCGCGGCCGAGGCGGCCGCCCTGCTGCGTGACGGCGGCGCCGACGCCGGTTTCGTGCGGCTGCCCGTCGACCGTACGGATCTCAGCGCGATCCCCCTCTACACCGAGACGACGGTCGTCGTGATCCCCAAGGACCACGACGCCTTCGCCGTCGAGGAGATGTCGGTGGCGGACCTCGCCGACGAGATCGTGCTCCATCCCCTGGACGACACCCTCGAATGGGAGCGCCCGCCGGGCCGGCCGGCCTTCGAGCGGCCCGCCACGACCGCGGACGCCGTCGAGCTGGTGGCGGCGGGCGTGGGACTGCTCGTCGTCCCGCAGTCGCTGGCCCGTCTGCACCACCGCAAGGACCTCACCTACCGGCCGCTGACCGGCGCACCGGAGTCGCGGATCGCGCTGTCGTGGCCGGAGGAGAAGACCACCGACCTGGTCGAGGAGTTCATCGGGATCGTCCGGGGGCGGACCGTCAACAGCACCCGGGGCCGCGCCCCGACGCCGCCGCAGCCCAAGGCCAAGCGCGCCGAGAAGAAGAGCGGTGGCGCCAGCAAGCCGGCCGGGGCCAGGACGTCCCGGGGCGGGTCCGGCGGGTCCGGCAAGGCCGCCGGTTCCAAGAACCCCAAGGGCGGCGCCAAGCGCGGGAAGCCCCGCCGTCGGCCGTAG
- a CDS encoding response regulator transcription factor, whose product MTIRVLIADDQMMVRQGFTVLLDAEPGIEVVGQAVDGLDALAKAAELTPDVVLMDIRMPRLGGIDATRRLIEAPGTTVRVLVLTTFDLDEYVYEALRAGASGFLLKDASAAELAQAVRVVAAGDALLAPNITKRLIAEFSRVSSGPRAPSRERVGDLTERETEVLSLIAQGLSNAEIAVRLVVAEQTVKTHVSRILVKLGLRDRTQAAVFAYESGLVRPAGY is encoded by the coding sequence ATGACCATCCGCGTGCTCATCGCCGACGACCAGATGATGGTGCGTCAGGGCTTCACCGTGCTGCTGGACGCCGAGCCCGGCATCGAGGTCGTCGGCCAGGCGGTGGACGGCCTGGACGCGCTGGCCAAGGCGGCCGAGCTCACCCCCGACGTCGTGCTGATGGACATACGGATGCCCCGGCTCGGCGGCATCGACGCCACCCGGCGGCTCATCGAGGCACCCGGCACCACCGTCCGGGTCCTCGTGCTGACCACCTTCGACCTCGACGAGTACGTCTACGAGGCGCTGCGCGCGGGCGCCTCCGGGTTCCTGCTGAAGGACGCCTCCGCCGCCGAACTCGCGCAGGCCGTGCGGGTGGTGGCGGCGGGGGACGCGCTGCTCGCCCCGAACATCACGAAGCGGCTGATCGCCGAGTTCTCCCGGGTCAGCTCCGGCCCGCGCGCCCCCAGCAGGGAGCGCGTCGGCGATCTCACCGAACGCGAGACCGAGGTGCTCTCGCTGATCGCACAGGGCCTGTCGAACGCGGAGATCGCGGTGCGCCTGGTGGTGGCGGAGCAGACCGTGAAGACCCATGTGAGCCGGATCCTGGTGAAGCTGGGCCTGCGCGACCGGACGCAGGCCGCGGTGTTCGCGTACGAGTCGGGGCTGGTGCGCCCGGCCGGCTACTGA
- a CDS encoding alpha/beta hydrolase, protein MAPRPWSSRARRALLTALVTTSVALPVSGAARPAAVPAPAPAVLAPLGTVAASELDARYAAGRREIRAARDMATQHGDSRRAAALGDMAGPGRRFLMFDGRDGGRSAEVLGDLSRARRIAVLVPGAGVDLDHYGRLRQGAQALLGELGGGSAVVAWLGYRTPATLGPSSLTAGRADEAAPGLRTFVGELTQASPRARTTVLCHSYGSVVCARAASGLDVADIVLYGSPGTGAGSAAGLHTRATVRAGLGGNDWIARIPHTTLPLPFVTVGFGTDPVSPEFGAEVFDAGDAGHSDYLRRGSVSLRGIAGIVAGTAGGDRG, encoded by the coding sequence ATGGCGCCCCGCCCATGGAGCAGCCGCGCACGCCGCGCCCTGCTCACCGCCCTCGTCACCACGTCCGTGGCACTGCCGGTGTCGGGGGCGGCCCGTCCCGCCGCCGTTCCGGCGCCCGCCCCCGCCGTCCTCGCCCCGCTGGGCACGGTGGCGGCCTCCGAGCTGGATGCCAGGTACGCGGCCGGGCGGCGGGAGATCCGGGCTGCACGGGACATGGCCACCCAGCACGGGGACTCCCGGCGGGCCGCCGCGCTCGGGGACATGGCGGGTCCGGGACGGCGCTTCCTGATGTTCGACGGGCGGGACGGCGGGCGCAGCGCCGAGGTCCTCGGTGATCTGTCCCGGGCCCGGCGCATCGCCGTACTGGTGCCGGGTGCGGGCGTCGACCTCGATCACTACGGGCGTTTACGGCAGGGTGCGCAGGCGCTGCTGGGCGAACTGGGCGGCGGGTCGGCCGTCGTCGCCTGGCTCGGCTACCGGACGCCCGCCACGCTGGGCCCGTCGTCCCTGACGGCGGGGCGGGCCGACGAGGCGGCGCCCGGTCTGCGCACGTTCGTGGGGGAACTGACCCAGGCGTCGCCGCGCGCCCGTACGACCGTCCTCTGCCACTCCTACGGTTCCGTGGTCTGCGCCCGGGCCGCGTCCGGGCTCGATGTGGCGGACATCGTGCTGTACGGGAGTCCCGGCACCGGTGCCGGGAGCGCAGCCGGTCTGCACACCCGGGCCACGGTGCGTGCGGGCCTGGGCGGTAACGACTGGATCGCACGGATTCCGCACACGACTCTCCCGCTGCCGTTCGTCACGGTCGGATTCGGGACGGACCCGGTGTCGCCGGAGTTCGGCGCCGAGGTCTTCGACGCGGGCGACGCCGGGCACAGCGACTACCTGAGACGCGGGTCCGTCTCGCTGCGCGGCATCGCCGGCATCGTGGCGGGGACGGCCGGGGGCGACCGTGGGTGA
- a CDS encoding DUF5997 family protein, with translation MVDTLDSMTSHQTTQTMKPATAAKKLGVYLEATPAEFQEGVVSRAELNTLQSDPPEWLQELRRNGPHPRPVVASKLGVSIAGLARGGVTEPLTTEQIDALKQESPEWLQKERATQADVRKEAVRIKERDAARAEQADRD, from the coding sequence ATGGTCGATACCCTGGACAGCATGACGTCGCACCAGACCACCCAGACGATGAAGCCCGCCACCGCGGCGAAGAAGCTGGGTGTGTACCTCGAAGCCACCCCCGCAGAGTTCCAGGAGGGCGTCGTCTCGCGCGCCGAGCTGAACACGCTGCAGTCCGACCCGCCCGAGTGGCTGCAGGAGCTGCGCCGCAACGGCCCGCACCCCCGGCCGGTGGTCGCCTCGAAGCTGGGCGTCTCCATCGCGGGCCTCGCGCGGGGCGGTGTCACGGAGCCGCTCACGACCGAGCAGATCGACGCGCTGAAGCAGGAAAGCCCCGAGTGGCTCCAGAAGGAACGCGCCACCCAGGCCGACGTCCGCAAGGAAGCGGTCCGCATCAAGGAGCGCGACGCCGCGCGCGCCGAGCAGGCCGACCGCGACTGA
- a CDS encoding methyltransferase domain-containing protein encodes MTPRRLMFLPKPDEHFLAATRAAYDVMAVEYAEKVDSDLDAEPLDRALPAVFAELTQAGGNGPVVDVGCGPGQITAAPHRLGLNASGIDLSPETVAVARRTHPV; translated from the coding sequence GTGACACCGCGCCGCCTGATGTTCTTGCCCAAGCCGGATGAACACTTCCTCGCCGCGACCCGAGCCGCCTATGACGTCATGGCCGTGGAGTACGCCGAAAAGGTGGACTCCGACCTGGACGCCGAGCCACTCGACCGTGCCCTGCCGGCCGTCTTCGCCGAGCTGACGCAGGCGGGCGGAAACGGTCCTGTCGTCGATGTGGGTTGCGGACCCGGCCAGATCACGGCGGCGCCGCACCGCTTGGGACTGAACGCGTCCGGTATCGACCTGTCGCCCGAGACGGTCGCCGTGGCCCGCCGCACCCACCCGGTGTGA
- the argJ gene encoding bifunctional glutamate N-acetyltransferase/amino-acid acetyltransferase ArgJ, whose product MSVTAAQGFSAAGIAAGIKESGSPDLAVVVNQGPRCAAAGVFTSNRVKAAPVLWSEQVLKGGEVTAVVLNSGGANACTGPQGFQDTHAAAERTAASLNSAGYDETGGHGAGTVAVASTGLIGLLLPMDRLLPGIDKAVAQLTPHGGEKAAIAIKTTDTVHKTSVVTHGGWTVGGMAKGAGMLAPGLATMLVVLTTDADAEAPVLDAALRAATRTTFDRVDSDGCMSTNDTVLLLASGASGITPEQAEFDQAVQSVCADLARQLIGDAEGASKDIRIEVINAATEDDAVEVGRSIARNNLLKCAIHGEDPNWGRVLSAIGTTEAAFEPDRLNVAINDVWVCKHGSVGEDRELVDMRYREVRITADLAAGTESAVIWANDLTAEYVHENSAYSS is encoded by the coding sequence GTGAGCGTCACGGCAGCACAGGGGTTCTCGGCGGCGGGCATCGCCGCCGGAATCAAGGAGAGCGGTAGCCCGGATCTGGCCGTCGTGGTCAACCAGGGCCCGCGATGCGCCGCCGCGGGCGTCTTCACCTCCAACCGCGTCAAGGCCGCTCCCGTCCTCTGGTCGGAACAGGTCCTCAAGGGCGGTGAAGTGACCGCCGTCGTCCTCAACTCCGGCGGGGCCAACGCCTGTACGGGGCCCCAGGGGTTCCAGGACACCCACGCCGCCGCCGAGAGGACCGCCGCGTCCCTGAACAGCGCCGGATACGACGAGACGGGCGGGCACGGTGCCGGCACGGTCGCCGTCGCCTCCACCGGGCTGATCGGCCTGCTGCTGCCCATGGACAGGCTTCTCCCGGGTATCGACAAGGCGGTCGCCCAACTGACGCCGCACGGCGGTGAGAAGGCCGCCATCGCGATCAAGACCACCGACACCGTCCACAAGACGAGCGTGGTCACCCACGGGGGCTGGACCGTCGGCGGCATGGCCAAGGGCGCGGGCATGCTCGCCCCCGGCCTCGCCACCATGCTGGTGGTCCTCACCACCGACGCCGATGCCGAAGCACCCGTGCTCGATGCCGCCCTGCGTGCCGCGACCCGCACCACCTTCGACCGGGTCGACTCCGACGGCTGCATGTCGACCAACGACACGGTGCTGCTGCTGGCCTCCGGGGCGAGCGGAATCACCCCGGAGCAGGCCGAGTTCGACCAGGCCGTGCAGAGCGTCTGCGCCGACCTCGCCCGTCAGCTGATCGGCGACGCCGAGGGAGCGTCCAAGGACATCCGGATCGAGGTGATCAACGCGGCGACCGAGGACGACGCCGTCGAGGTCGGCCGGAGCATCGCCCGCAACAACCTCCTCAAGTGCGCCATCCACGGCGAGGACCCCAACTGGGGCCGGGTCCTCTCGGCGATCGGCACCACGGAGGCGGCCTTCGAGCCCGACCGGCTGAACGTCGCCATCAACGACGTCTGGGTGTGCAAGCACGGCAGCGTCGGCGAGGACCGTGAACTGGTCGACATGCGCTACCGGGAGGTCAGGATCACCGCGGACCTCGCGGCGGGCACGGAGTCCGCCGTCATCTGGGCCAACGACCTGACCGCCGAGTACGTCCACGAGAACAGCGCGTACAGCTCATGA
- a CDS encoding SRPBCC family protein: MGEIVDEISRVHREVGTRRVASDLAGTVLLRRTFGADAAEVWSAVTSPERIARWFLPVTGEFRAGGSYQLEGNAGGEILECVPGERLRVSWLFGPDPGFSEVEVRLTPEGGGTVFELEHVSVVPEEFRSQYGPGAVGIGWDLALLGLGWHLTGGGLSPEDAVEWQASPEAKAFVARSGEEWGRAFAASGADPETVTATTVATIAFYTGE; the protein is encoded by the coding sequence ATGGGTGAGATCGTGGACGAGATCAGCCGTGTGCACCGGGAGGTCGGCACGCGCCGCGTTGCCTCGGACCTGGCGGGCACGGTGCTGTTGCGGCGCACCTTCGGCGCCGATGCCGCCGAGGTCTGGAGTGCGGTGACCTCCCCGGAGCGGATCGCGCGGTGGTTCCTCCCGGTGACCGGCGAGTTCCGGGCCGGCGGGAGCTACCAGCTCGAGGGGAACGCCGGCGGCGAGATCCTGGAGTGCGTGCCCGGGGAGCGCCTCCGTGTGTCCTGGCTGTTCGGGCCCGACCCGGGCTTCAGCGAGGTGGAGGTGCGCCTCACGCCGGAAGGCGGCGGGACGGTGTTCGAGCTGGAGCACGTGTCCGTGGTTCCGGAGGAGTTCCGGAGCCAGTACGGGCCGGGCGCGGTCGGGATCGGCTGGGACCTGGCTCTTCTCGGGCTCGGGTGGCATCTGACGGGCGGCGGGCTCAGCCCGGAGGACGCCGTGGAGTGGCAGGCGTCACCCGAGGCGAAGGCCTTCGTCGCGCGTTCGGGCGAAGAGTGGGGCCGCGCGTTCGCCGCCTCCGGGGCGGACCCGGAGACCGTGACCGCCACGACCGTGGCGACGATCGCGTTCTACACGGGCGAGTAG
- a CDS encoding sensor histidine kinase, whose amino-acid sequence MTGAGAWGRVVGVLRGLPHMLREDLWTSPVDPVPPAGTPGSPVWRPAFGLLLTLGAAFVSVWHVPDLVPLGAAVPEYVVLLVVCQALALLAGLWRPLHAWWVSLVLMIVSVRIAEPTTAPGDMFPWSGPEMALQSGALFLLTLRVQPRRAVLALALSLLAGLVSSGFTTRAHNYSLDVGASVVITAVVIGAALRALKVARGQLVVQSEQTEEERARRTLLEERNRIARELHDVVAHHMSVISIQAQVAPHLVENPSVELRENLAGIRENAVEALAELRRVLGVLRSEDAAADGLRHAPQPTLDRLDELVGTVRGAGVAVTRETTGTPRPLPPGVELSAFRIVQEALSNVMRHAPGASARVEVGYHSTAVTVRVTNSAPDRAPVPAGGVGHGLLGMRERVTMLGGDLTHGRTPGGGYEVVATLTLEDPA is encoded by the coding sequence ATGACGGGGGCGGGGGCCTGGGGCCGGGTCGTGGGAGTGCTGCGCGGGCTGCCGCACATGCTGCGCGAGGATCTGTGGACCTCGCCCGTCGATCCGGTGCCGCCCGCGGGCACGCCCGGCTCACCGGTCTGGCGGCCCGCGTTCGGACTGCTGCTGACGCTCGGGGCGGCGTTCGTCTCCGTGTGGCACGTGCCCGACCTGGTCCCTCTCGGTGCGGCCGTGCCGGAGTACGTGGTGCTCCTCGTCGTGTGCCAGGCCCTGGCGCTGTTGGCCGGTCTGTGGCGGCCGCTGCACGCCTGGTGGGTCTCGCTGGTCCTGATGATCGTCAGCGTGCGCATCGCCGAGCCCACGACGGCGCCCGGCGACATGTTCCCCTGGTCGGGTCCCGAGATGGCGTTGCAGAGCGGGGCGCTCTTCCTGCTGACGCTGCGGGTCCAGCCGCGCAGGGCCGTCCTCGCGCTCGCGCTGAGCCTGCTGGCGGGACTGGTGTCCAGCGGCTTCACCACCAGGGCCCACAACTACTCCCTGGACGTCGGCGCGTCGGTCGTCATCACGGCCGTGGTGATCGGGGCGGCGCTGCGCGCCCTGAAGGTGGCCCGTGGTCAGCTCGTCGTCCAGTCGGAGCAGACCGAGGAGGAGCGGGCCCGGCGCACCCTCCTGGAGGAGCGCAACCGGATCGCCCGGGAGCTGCACGACGTGGTCGCCCACCACATGTCGGTGATCTCCATCCAGGCCCAGGTGGCCCCTCATCTGGTCGAGAACCCGTCGGTCGAGCTCAGGGAGAACCTCGCCGGCATACGGGAGAACGCCGTGGAGGCGCTGGCCGAGCTGCGCAGGGTCCTCGGTGTGCTGCGGTCGGAGGACGCGGCGGCAGACGGGCTGCGGCACGCCCCGCAGCCCACCCTGGACCGGCTCGACGAGTTGGTCGGCACGGTGCGGGGCGCCGGCGTCGCCGTCACGAGGGAGACGACGGGCACGCCCAGGCCTCTCCCTCCGGGCGTGGAGCTCTCGGCGTTCCGCATCGTGCAGGAAGCGCTCAGCAACGTCATGCGGCACGCCCCCGGAGCGAGCGCCCGGGTGGAGGTCGGCTACCACTCCACCGCCGTCACGGTCCGGGTCACCAACTCCGCCCCCGACCGGGCACCGGTGCCGGCGGGCGGGGTCGGGCACGGGCTGCTCGGCATGCGGGAACGCGTCACCATGCTGGGCGGCGATCTCACCCACGGACGCACCCCCGGCGGGGGTTACGAAGTCGTGGCGACGCTCACCCTGGAGGACCCCGCATGA
- a CDS encoding M57 family metalloprotease — protein sequence MRDSSDVKRPEIVIDGQVFYRVEGDLLLDADELDVYTETQRALRAQREAARLLAQTGVGTIGTGISPLGQPSSGLLGIVQDGKILRWEPGTILKYCVLRKTFPERAWYESVVENMRRATDDWSATCGVQFEHVEAADDSESLRPPEVLFPVRHLDSGGQFIAAAFFPNDPENRRRVFIDPSYQTTSFDRVGVLRHELGHAIGFRHEHIRSGAPAVCPDESTEGTVDLTQYDPQSVMHYFCGGVGSRELVISELDRVGARKVYGPPLSSFNLLAA from the coding sequence ATGAGAGATAGCTCCGATGTAAAGCGCCCTGAGATCGTCATCGACGGCCAGGTTTTTTACCGGGTGGAGGGTGACCTGCTGCTCGACGCCGACGAACTCGATGTCTACACCGAGACGCAGAGGGCACTGCGGGCACAGCGCGAGGCCGCCCGGCTGCTGGCACAGACAGGGGTCGGCACCATCGGTACGGGCATCAGCCCGCTCGGGCAGCCAAGCAGCGGCCTGCTCGGCATCGTGCAGGACGGCAAGATCCTCCGCTGGGAGCCGGGCACCATCCTGAAGTACTGCGTCCTGCGCAAGACCTTCCCAGAGAGGGCGTGGTACGAGTCGGTCGTCGAGAACATGCGGCGCGCCACCGACGACTGGTCGGCGACCTGCGGCGTGCAGTTCGAGCACGTCGAGGCCGCCGACGACAGCGAGTCACTGCGGCCGCCCGAAGTCCTCTTTCCGGTACGGCACCTCGACTCCGGGGGCCAGTTCATCGCCGCGGCCTTCTTCCCGAACGACCCGGAGAACCGCAGGCGCGTCTTCATCGACCCGTCGTACCAGACCACCAGTTTCGACCGCGTGGGCGTACTGCGGCATGAGTTGGGCCATGCTATCGGCTTCCGGCACGAACACATCCGCTCGGGCGCGCCCGCCGTCTGCCCCGACGAATCCACCGAGGGAACGGTGGACCTCACGCAATACGACCCGCAATCGGTCATGCACTACTTCTGCGGTGGTGTGGGATCGCGGGAACTCGTCATCTCCGAACTCGACCGGGTGGGCGCCCGGAAGGTCTACGGGCCTCCGCTGTCCAGTTTCAACCTCCTCGCCGCCTGA
- a CDS encoding acyltransferase has translation MGDLGRSGARDLVRRIDAATPRDRDRAVDALRAFAILGVVCGHWLVTALVADSGTLHGASPLRHMPGLAPVSWVFQTLAVFFLVGGRVGAKGYTSARARGESYGSWLGARMVRLFRPVAAVTVVWAVAAGVMSASGVDGETVGALGKLVWSPLWFLLVFAGLTAATPLVVRLHPLWPLTVVLYVDLFRLGSDGPAALGWINVAAGWLVPYCLGAAWARGALSDRRTGWVLLLGGAAATAGLVLFAGYPASMVGVPGGALSNLDPPTLAAVTFGLAQCGTALLVLGRLRRVLARPAVWAAVALLNLSAMTVFLWHQTAMIVVTSTALFLGGPLPGLHTVPDGPGWVLARLAWLPVFALVLLVLRSVFGAYEQGRGGRSTVVRSGSPAPVPESRRV, from the coding sequence GTGGGTGACCTCGGGCGCAGCGGCGCGCGTGATCTCGTGCGGCGGATCGACGCGGCGACTCCGCGGGACCGCGACCGCGCGGTCGACGCCCTGCGCGCCTTCGCCATCCTGGGCGTGGTGTGCGGCCACTGGCTGGTGACCGCTCTGGTCGCCGACAGCGGCACGCTGCACGGGGCGAGTCCTCTCCGTCACATGCCCGGGCTCGCACCGGTCTCCTGGGTGTTCCAGACACTGGCCGTCTTCTTCCTGGTCGGCGGCCGGGTGGGCGCGAAGGGGTACACGTCCGCCCGGGCGAGGGGCGAGTCGTACGGGAGCTGGCTGGGAGCCCGGATGGTGCGCCTGTTCCGGCCGGTGGCGGCCGTGACCGTCGTGTGGGCCGTGGCGGCCGGTGTGATGTCGGCCTCGGGGGTGGACGGCGAAACGGTGGGAGCGCTGGGGAAGCTGGTGTGGTCGCCCCTGTGGTTCCTGCTGGTCTTCGCCGGGCTGACGGCCGCGACGCCGCTGGTGGTCCGGCTGCACCCGTTGTGGCCGCTCACCGTCGTCCTGTACGTCGACCTGTTCCGGCTGGGGTCCGACGGCCCCGCCGCCCTCGGCTGGATCAATGTGGCGGCCGGCTGGCTGGTCCCCTACTGCCTGGGGGCGGCCTGGGCGCGGGGCGCGCTGAGCGACCGCCGGACCGGTTGGGTGCTGCTGCTCGGGGGCGCGGCGGCCACGGCCGGGCTGGTGCTGTTCGCCGGCTACCCCGCGTCGATGGTCGGGGTGCCCGGCGGCGCCCTCTCCAACCTCGACCCGCCGACCCTCGCCGCCGTCACCTTCGGCCTCGCCCAGTGCGGTACGGCCCTGCTGGTGCTCGGACGTCTGCGGAGGGTCTTGGCGCGGCCGGCGGTGTGGGCGGCGGTGGCACTGCTGAACCTGTCCGCGATGACCGTGTTCCTGTGGCATCAGACCGCGATGATCGTGGTCACGTCGACCGCCCTCTTCCTGGGCGGCCCGTTGCCCGGTCTGCACACGGTCCCCGACGGTCCCGGCTGGGTGCTCGCACGGCTGGCCTGGCTGCCCGTGTTCGCCCTGGTGCTGCTGGTGCTGCGGTCGGTGTTCGGGGCGTACGAGCAGGGGCGCGGCGGGCGTTCGACGGTCGTGCGGTCGGGTTCCCCCGCACCGGTCCCGGAGTCGCGCCGTGTCTAA
- the argC gene encoding N-acetyl-gamma-glutamyl-phosphate reductase, which translates to MVVRAAVAGASGYAGGELLRLLLTHPQVEIGALTAHSNAGERLGGLQPHLRPLADRVLQPTTAEVLGGHDVVFLALPHGQSAAVAEQLGDEVLVVDMGADFRLADPADWEKFYGSPHAGTWPYGLPELPGARAALEGTKRIAVPGCYPTAVSLALFPAYAAGLAEPEAVVVAASGTSGAGKAAKPHLLGSEVMGNMTPYGVGGVHRHTPEMIQNLGAAAGEPVSVSFTPTLAPMPRGILATCSAKAKPGVSAESLRAAYGKAFADEPFVDLLPEGQWPSTAAVYGSNAVQIQVAHDEAAGRIIVISAIDNLAKGTAGGALQSMNIALGLPEGTGLSTIGVAP; encoded by the coding sequence ATGGTGGTACGTGCGGCAGTGGCAGGGGCGAGCGGGTACGCCGGCGGGGAGCTGCTCCGCCTGCTCCTCACCCACCCACAGGTCGAGATCGGGGCCCTCACCGCCCACTCGAACGCCGGCGAGCGGCTCGGTGGGCTGCAGCCGCATCTGCGTCCGCTCGCGGACCGTGTCCTCCAGCCGACCACGGCGGAGGTGCTCGGTGGCCACGACGTCGTCTTCCTGGCCCTGCCGCACGGGCAGTCCGCGGCAGTGGCGGAGCAGCTCGGCGACGAGGTGCTCGTCGTCGACATGGGCGCCGACTTCCGGCTCGCGGACCCGGCGGACTGGGAGAAGTTCTACGGATCGCCGCACGCCGGCACCTGGCCCTACGGCCTGCCCGAACTGCCCGGCGCCCGCGCCGCGCTGGAGGGGACCAAGCGCATCGCGGTACCCGGCTGCTACCCGACGGCCGTCTCCCTCGCGCTCTTCCCGGCCTACGCGGCCGGCCTCGCCGAACCCGAGGCCGTCGTCGTCGCGGCGTCCGGGACCTCGGGCGCGGGCAAGGCGGCCAAGCCGCACCTGCTCGGCTCCGAGGTCATGGGCAACATGACGCCCTACGGCGTCGGCGGCGTCCACCGGCACACCCCCGAGATGATCCAGAACCTCGGCGCCGCGGCCGGTGAGCCCGTGTCCGTGTCCTTCACCCCGACCCTCGCGCCCATGCCCCGCGGCATCCTCGCCACGTGCAGCGCCAAGGCGAAGCCCGGGGTGAGCGCCGAGTCGCTCCGTGCGGCGTACGGGAAGGCCTTCGCCGACGAGCCGTTCGTCGACCTGCTGCCCGAGGGGCAGTGGCCCTCCACCGCGGCGGTGTACGGCTCCAACGCCGTGCAGATCCAGGTCGCCCACGACGAGGCGGCCGGCCGGATCATCGTGATCAGCGCCATCGACAACCTCGCCAAGGGCACTGCGGGCGGCGCCCTGCAGAGCATGAACATCGCCCTCGGGCTCCCCGAGGGCACAGGTCTTTCCACGATCGGAGTCGCACCGTGA